From one Macellibacteroides fermentans genomic stretch:
- the radA gene encoding DNA repair protein RadA encodes MAKTKTVYVCSSCGADSPKWVGKCPSCGEWNTYVEEVMIKESPAKRIIPGLTESSKVRPVLLRDITSKEESRINLKDEELNRVLGGGLVKGSLVLIGGEPGIGKSTLVLQTVLGLTGLKTLYVSGEESSSQLKLRADRLQHQNPDCFILCETNLEQIFVQASTIQPDLVIIDSIQTMFTEMVESSPGSVSQVRECSAAILKYAKETGTPVLLIGHINKEGSIAGPKVLEHIVDTVLQFEGDQHYMYRILRSIKNRFGSTSELGIYEMRQNGLRQVSNPSELLLTQNHEGLSGVTIAAAIEGMRPFLIETQALVSSAVYGVPQRSATGFDIRRMNMLLAVLEKRAGFKLVQKDVYLNIAGGLKVNDPAIDLAVISAVLSSSLDISIDPDICMAGEVGLSGEIRPVNRIEQRILEAEKLGFKRIIIPYNNLKGFDLRQTKIQIIQVKKVEEAFRQLFG; translated from the coding sequence ATGGCTAAAACGAAAACGGTTTATGTCTGTTCTTCCTGCGGGGCAGATTCTCCCAAATGGGTCGGGAAATGTCCCTCGTGCGGCGAATGGAATACCTACGTGGAAGAGGTGATGATAAAGGAATCGCCGGCCAAACGGATTATTCCGGGACTTACGGAATCGTCCAAAGTACGCCCGGTACTTCTTAGGGATATCACGTCGAAAGAAGAAAGTCGTATCAACTTGAAGGACGAAGAGCTTAACAGGGTTTTGGGCGGGGGACTGGTTAAAGGTTCCCTTGTTCTGATTGGCGGTGAGCCGGGTATCGGAAAGTCGACATTGGTTTTGCAGACGGTGTTGGGGCTGACCGGACTTAAAACTCTTTATGTATCAGGAGAGGAGAGCAGCAGTCAGCTTAAGTTGCGTGCCGACCGGTTACAACATCAGAATCCGGATTGTTTTATCCTTTGCGAAACCAATCTCGAACAAATATTTGTTCAGGCAAGTACCATTCAACCCGATTTGGTGATTATCGATTCTATTCAGACAATGTTCACAGAAATGGTGGAGTCTTCTCCCGGAAGTGTTTCCCAGGTGCGTGAATGTTCGGCTGCCATTCTGAAGTATGCCAAAGAGACAGGTACTCCCGTGTTGCTTATTGGTCATATTAACAAGGAGGGGAGTATTGCCGGACCTAAGGTGCTGGAGCATATTGTGGACACGGTTCTGCAATTTGAAGGGGATCAGCATTATATGTACCGCATTCTGCGAAGTATTAAGAATAGGTTTGGAAGTACATCCGAATTAGGTATTTACGAAATGCGCCAGAACGGATTGCGCCAGGTAAGCAATCCGTCCGAGTTGCTGCTAACCCAGAACCATGAAGGGCTGAGTGGTGTAACCATTGCTGCAGCGATCGAAGGGATGCGTCCGTTTTTAATAGAAACACAGGCATTGGTAAGCTCGGCTGTCTATGGCGTACCTCAGCGAAGTGCTACCGGATTCGATATCCGCAGAATGAATATGCTGTTAGCCGTTCTGGAGAAGCGGGCCGGTTTTAAGCTGGTGCAAAAGGATGTCTACCTGAATATTGCAGGTGGATTGAAAGTGAATGATCCGGCTATAGATTTGGCTGTTATCAGTGCGGTGCTATCATCGAGCTTGGATATCAGTATCGATCCGGATATTTGTATGGCCGGAGAGGTAGGCCTTTCGGGCGAGATACGTCCGGTCAACCGCATCGAACAACGTATTCTCGAGGCCGAAAAATTAGGGTTTAAACGGATAATAATACCTTACAACAACCTTAAAGGATTTGATCTGCGGCAAACAAAGATTCAGATTATACAGGTAAAGAAGGTGGAAGAGGCATTCCGTCAGCTGTTTGGATAA
- a CDS encoding GH92 family glycosyl hydrolase, whose product MKQIFLLTLIICVLQGCASEKRLKADYVKYVNPFIGTDFTGNTYPGAQVPFGMVQLSPDNGLPGWDRIAGYFYPDSTIAGFSHTHLSGTGAGDLYDISFMPVTHPVKEAPAPLGIHSLFSHNDEAASAGYYRVLLKDYNINVELTATERCGIQKYTFPKADASVYLNLAKAMNWDFTTNSKIEVVDSVTIRGYRYSEGWARGQRIYFVSKFSKPFEGYKLDTTSVINPADKKWMGTAYVGRFDFTTQQNDEILVRTAISGVSMEGAEKNLLAEASHEDFDRYHREAADRWNRELGKIEVEGSNVDDLTNFYTALYHSMLAPTIYSDVDGGYYGPDKKVHQTDGWVNYSTFSLWDTYRAAHPLFTFTQPQRVNDMVKSFLAFYDQNGRLPVWNFFASETDMMIGYHSVPVIVDAYMKGIGDFNAEHALEACIATANMDDYRGIGLYKSYGYIPYEKEGESVSKTLEYAFDDYCISLMAEKMGKKEIAETFRKRSENYRNLYNPESGFMQPRDEKGNFINGFDAKEYTTHITESNGWQYFWYVPQNIEGLIGLTGGTDRFAQKLDSMFTYAPDAKDDLPIFSTGMIGQYAHGNEPSHHVIYLFNAVKQPWKTQEYTAKVMHELYLNTPAGLCGNEDCGQMSAWYVFSAMGFYPVNPNGLTYEIGTPLFPKVSLQLANGKTFTVTAPAVSRENKYIQSVKVNGKPYDKSYLTHDLILSGASVEFTMGATPGPVWYK is encoded by the coding sequence ATGAAACAAATTTTTCTTCTGACCTTGATTATTTGTGTGTTGCAAGGCTGTGCTTCCGAAAAGAGATTGAAAGCCGATTACGTGAAATATGTGAATCCGTTTATCGGAACCGATTTTACGGGTAATACCTATCCCGGCGCCCAGGTGCCTTTTGGAATGGTGCAGCTTAGTCCGGATAACGGATTGCCGGGCTGGGACCGAATCGCAGGCTATTTTTATCCGGACAGTACCATTGCCGGATTCAGTCACACGCACCTCTCCGGAACCGGGGCCGGCGATTTATATGATATTTCCTTTATGCCGGTAACGCACCCTGTTAAAGAGGCTCCGGCTCCTTTGGGAATTCACTCCCTGTTTTCGCATAACGACGAAGCTGCTTCGGCGGGATATTACCGGGTTTTGCTGAAAGATTATAATATTAATGTAGAACTGACTGCCACAGAACGTTGCGGAATTCAGAAATATACGTTTCCCAAGGCGGATGCATCTGTTTATTTGAATTTGGCCAAAGCCATGAACTGGGATTTTACAACCAACTCGAAGATAGAGGTGGTCGATTCTGTGACCATCCGCGGCTATCGTTATTCTGAGGGTTGGGCACGTGGACAACGCATTTATTTTGTTTCCAAATTTTCTAAACCGTTTGAAGGATACAAACTCGATACTACATCTGTTATTAATCCGGCCGATAAGAAATGGATGGGAACTGCCTATGTGGGAAGATTTGATTTTACAACACAGCAAAACGATGAGATACTGGTACGTACGGCAATATCGGGTGTAAGCATGGAAGGCGCAGAAAAGAATCTGCTTGCCGAAGCTTCCCACGAGGATTTCGATCGTTATCACCGGGAAGCGGCAGATCGCTGGAACCGGGAGCTTGGTAAGATTGAAGTTGAAGGAAGTAATGTTGACGATCTCACCAATTTCTATACAGCTTTGTACCATAGCATGCTGGCTCCTACTATTTACAGCGATGTGGATGGCGGTTATTATGGCCCTGATAAAAAGGTACATCAAACCGACGGCTGGGTGAATTATTCTACCTTCTCTTTGTGGGATACCTATCGTGCGGCTCACCCGTTGTTTACATTTACGCAACCCCAAAGGGTGAATGATATGGTGAAATCTTTTCTTGCCTTTTACGACCAGAACGGACGTTTGCCGGTGTGGAACTTCTTTGCAAGCGAAACAGACATGATGATCGGTTACCATTCGGTGCCTGTAATTGTGGATGCGTATATGAAAGGGATCGGCGATTTTAATGCAGAGCATGCGCTGGAAGCCTGTATTGCAACGGCCAATATGGATGATTACAGAGGTATCGGCCTTTATAAGTCTTACGGATATATACCCTACGAGAAAGAGGGTGAGTCGGTATCCAAAACCCTCGAATATGCTTTCGATGATTACTGTATTTCGTTGATGGCCGAAAAGATGGGTAAAAAGGAGATTGCCGAGACATTCCGCAAGCGCTCTGAGAACTACCGTAATCTGTATAATCCGGAATCCGGATTTATGCAACCCCGTGATGAGAAAGGGAATTTTATTAATGGATTCGATGCCAAGGAGTATACAACGCATATTACTGAAAGTAACGGATGGCAGTATTTTTGGTATGTTCCGCAAAATATAGAGGGCCTTATTGGTCTGACAGGAGGTACGGATCGTTTTGCACAGAAACTGGATAGCATGTTTACATATGCGCCGGATGCAAAAGATGATCTTCCTATCTTCAGTACCGGAATGATTGGTCAGTATGCCCATGGAAACGAACCGAGTCACCATGTCATTTATCTTTTTAACGCAGTAAAGCAGCCTTGGAAGACACAGGAATATACTGCTAAAGTGATGCACGAGTTATACCTGAATACTCCGGCGGGATTGTGCGGAAATGAAGACTGCGGACAAATGTCGGCATGGTATGTATTTAGTGCCATGGGATTTTATCCGGTAAATCCGAATGGGCTGACGTACGAAATTGGAACCCCTTTATTCCCTAAAGTATCTTTGCAGCTGGCAAATGGAAAAACCTTTACGGTTACAGCTCCGGCCGTTTCACGCGAGAATAAGTACATTCAGTCGGTTAAGGTAAACGGAAAGCCGTACGATAAAAGCTATCTGACGCACGACCTTATTCTAAGCGGTGCATCGGTAGAATTTACAATGGGAGCTACTCCGGGACCGGTTTGGTATAAATAA
- the tatC gene encoding twin-arginine translocase subunit TatC, whose protein sequence is MQQDEMSFWDHLEELRWTLFRTVLALFVFAIGGFAVMPYLFDHVIMAPCTSDFIVYREMCKLSSQFSMLPDFCNDSFEVKIVNIKLASQFFTHMTTSFWLAVLLAFPYMMYEVWRFISPALYENEKKNVRWVFFFGTIMFFIGCCVGYFLVFPMTLRFLATYELSAAITEQVSLDSYMDNFLMLVFIMGIVFEMPLVSWLLSQIGLLHKSFFHKYRRHAVVALLVGAAFITPSSDPFTLSIVFIPLYFLYELSAFFVKKDPVVEEDED, encoded by the coding sequence ATGCAGCAAGATGAAATGTCTTTCTGGGACCACCTGGAAGAACTTCGTTGGACTTTATTTCGGACTGTTTTAGCTCTTTTTGTATTTGCAATCGGAGGGTTTGCGGTAATGCCTTACTTGTTTGACCATGTAATTATGGCTCCGTGTACTTCCGATTTTATTGTGTACAGGGAAATGTGCAAGCTTAGCTCGCAATTTTCTATGTTGCCCGATTTTTGTAACGATTCCTTCGAAGTGAAGATCGTTAACATCAAGCTGGCTTCCCAGTTTTTCACACACATGACTACCTCTTTTTGGTTAGCAGTGTTGTTGGCATTCCCTTACATGATGTACGAAGTATGGAGATTTATTAGTCCGGCTTTGTACGAAAACGAAAAAAAGAATGTACGTTGGGTTTTCTTTTTTGGGACCATCATGTTTTTTATTGGTTGTTGTGTTGGCTACTTCTTAGTATTCCCGATGACCTTACGTTTTTTAGCAACGTACGAGCTAAGTGCGGCCATTACGGAGCAGGTGTCTTTGGATTCCTATATGGATAATTTCCTAATGTTGGTATTTATCATGGGGATCGTATTTGAAATGCCTTTGGTGTCGTGGTTACTTTCACAAATCGGACTATTGCACAAGTCTTTCTTCCATAAATACAGAAGACATGCCGTAGTAGCGTTATTGGTGGGGGCTGCGTTTATAACACCAAGTAGTGACCCGTTTACTTTGAGTATCGTATTTATTCCGCTCTACTTCCTGTACGAACTGAGTGCTTTCTTTGTAAAGAAAGACCCGGTAGTTGAGGAGGACGAAGATTAA
- a CDS encoding Sec-independent protein translocase subunit TatA/TatB, translating into MNNLAFLGNLGTGEIIIIAIIVLLLFGGKKIPELMKGIGKGVKNFKDGVKGLEDDIKLDDTEKK; encoded by the coding sequence ATGAACAACTTAGCATTTCTTGGAAATTTGGGTACAGGTGAAATTATTATCATTGCAATTATCGTATTGCTTCTTTTTGGTGGAAAGAAAATTCCAGAATTAATGAAGGGTATCGGTAAGGGCGTGAAAAACTTTAAAGACGGTGTAAAAGGACTGGAAGACGATATTAAGTTGGACGATACCGAAAAGAAATAA
- the fabD gene encoding ACP S-malonyltransferase, giving the protein MKAYVFPGQGAQFVGMGKDLYENNPLAKEMFEKANEILGFRITDLMFAGTDEDLRQTKVTQPAIFLHSVILAKTLGDQFKPDMVAGHSLGEFSALVAAGALSFEDGLVLVSKRALAMQKACEATPSTMAAVLNLPDATVEEICATITDEVVVPANYNCPGQIVISGSVPGIDAACEKMLAAGAKRALKLKVGGAFHSPLMEPARTELAEAIEQTSFNKPVCPVYQNVNAKPQTDPVTIKENLVAQLTAPVRWTQSVENMIADGAVKFTEVGPGAVLQGLVKKVNKEVETEGIQ; this is encoded by the coding sequence ATGAAAGCGTATGTATTTCCCGGACAGGGTGCCCAGTTTGTTGGAATGGGGAAAGATCTTTACGAAAATAATCCTCTTGCAAAGGAGATGTTCGAAAAGGCCAATGAGATTCTCGGATTCCGTATTACCGATCTGATGTTCGCCGGAACAGACGAGGATCTGAGACAAACCAAGGTTACACAACCTGCTATATTCCTTCACTCGGTTATTCTTGCAAAAACATTGGGAGACCAGTTCAAACCAGACATGGTTGCAGGTCATTCCCTTGGTGAATTCTCTGCTTTGGTAGCAGCAGGAGCACTATCTTTCGAAGACGGACTTGTACTTGTATCCAAACGTGCATTAGCTATGCAAAAAGCATGCGAAGCAACCCCTTCAACCATGGCTGCGGTTTTAAATTTACCCGATGCCACCGTAGAAGAGATTTGTGCTACCATTACCGACGAAGTCGTAGTTCCTGCCAATTACAATTGTCCGGGACAAATCGTGATTTCCGGATCTGTTCCGGGAATTGATGCGGCTTGCGAAAAGATGCTGGCTGCAGGTGCCAAAAGAGCCCTTAAACTAAAGGTTGGAGGCGCTTTCCACTCTCCATTGATGGAACCGGCCCGTACAGAACTGGCTGAAGCTATTGAACAGACCAGTTTCAACAAGCCTGTTTGTCCGGTATACCAGAATGTAAACGCGAAACCGCAGACAGATCCTGTTACAATCAAAGAAAATCTGGTTGCACAGCTAACAGCTCCGGTACGCTGGACTCAGTCGGTCGAAAACATGATTGCCGATGGTGCAGTTAAATTTACAGAAGTAGGACCGGGTGCCGTATTACAAGGATTAGTTAAGAAAGTAAACAAAGAGGTTGAAACCGAAGGAATTCAATAA
- the rny gene encoding ribonuclease Y — MEMYIIIGLSIVTFFIGGLITWLGIRFLFKSRYDAIILDAEKEAEVIKKNKLLEVKEKFLHLKADLEKQVSARNSKIQSIEAKLKQKELTINQKQEELQRKNNELDVVKENLNSQLEIIEKKKQDLEKLHQKEVEHLETISGLSADEAKERLIESLKDEAKSQATAYISEIVEEAKMTANKEAKKIVVQSIQRVATETAIENSITVFHIDSDEIKGRIIGREGRNIRALEAATGIEIVVDDTPEAIVLSGFDPIRREVARLALHQLVQDGRIHPARIEEVVTKVKKQVEEEVIETGKRTAIDLGVHGLHPELIRLIGKMKYRSSYGQNLLQHARETANLCAVMASELGLNPKKAKRAGLLHDIGKVPDDEPELPHAILGMKLCEKYKEKPDICNAVGSHHDEVEMTSLLAPIVQVCDAISGARPGARREIVEAYIKRLNDLEQLAMSYPGVMKTYAIQAGRELRVIVGADKIDDAATENLSNEIAKKIQDEMTYPGQVKITVIRETRSVSYAK, encoded by the coding sequence ATGGAAATGTATATAATCATAGGACTTTCAATTGTGACCTTCTTTATAGGAGGGCTTATCACATGGTTGGGTATCCGTTTCCTTTTCAAGTCCAGGTATGATGCAATAATTCTGGACGCTGAAAAAGAGGCTGAAGTAATAAAAAAGAATAAATTACTGGAAGTTAAAGAAAAGTTTTTACATCTGAAAGCCGACTTGGAAAAGCAGGTTTCGGCACGTAATTCTAAAATTCAGTCGATTGAAGCCAAATTGAAACAAAAGGAGCTTACAATCAACCAGAAACAAGAGGAATTACAACGTAAGAACAACGAACTTGATGTGGTTAAAGAAAACCTGAATTCGCAGCTCGAAATTATCGAAAAGAAGAAACAGGATCTGGAAAAACTCCATCAGAAAGAAGTTGAACATCTTGAGACTATTTCAGGATTATCGGCAGATGAAGCCAAGGAACGACTGATCGAATCATTGAAAGATGAGGCTAAGTCGCAGGCTACGGCATATATCAGCGAGATTGTGGAAGAGGCTAAGATGACAGCTAATAAGGAAGCTAAGAAAATTGTGGTTCAGTCAATACAGCGTGTTGCCACTGAAACCGCCATTGAAAACTCGATTACAGTGTTCCATATCGACTCCGACGAGATCAAAGGCCGCATTATCGGTCGCGAAGGTCGCAACATCCGTGCATTGGAAGCTGCAACCGGTATCGAAATCGTGGTGGATGATACCCCCGAAGCTATTGTTCTTTCAGGATTTGATCCGATTCGTCGTGAAGTAGCCCGTCTGGCTTTGCACCAATTGGTACAGGACGGACGTATTCACCCTGCACGTATTGAAGAGGTGGTTACCAAAGTTAAAAAACAGGTGGAAGAAGAGGTTATCGAAACCGGTAAACGTACTGCCATCGATTTAGGTGTACATGGTTTGCATCCGGAGCTGATCCGCTTGATTGGTAAGATGAAATATCGTTCATCATACGGACAGAATTTATTGCAGCATGCACGCGAAACTGCCAATTTATGTGCGGTTATGGCTTCCGAGCTGGGCTTGAATCCCAAAAAAGCGAAACGTGCCGGCTTGTTGCATGATATTGGTAAAGTGCCAGATGACGAACCAGAATTGCCACACGCAATTTTAGGTATGAAGCTTTGCGAAAAATACAAAGAGAAACCGGATATCTGTAACGCCGTTGGTTCTCACCACGACGAAGTGGAGATGACGTCATTGCTTGCTCCTATCGTACAGGTATGTGACGCAATTTCGGGAGCCCGTCCGGGAGCCCGCCGCGAGATTGTTGAAGCATATATCAAACGTTTGAATGACTTGGAACAACTGGCTATGTCGTATCCGGGTGTAATGAAGACCTATGCTATCCAGGCCGGTCGCGAATTACGTGTGATCGTAGGTGCAGATAAGATTGATGATGCTGCCACCGAAAACCTGTCCAACGAAATCGCTAAGAAGATTCAGGATGAGATGACCTATCCGGGTCAGGTTAAGATCACGGTAATCCGTGAAACCCGTTCTGTAAGTTATGCAAAATAA
- a CDS encoding cell division protein ZapA, producing MDDKFLIHVDIADRSYGLWIDRSDEQLAREAAKQIRNKMLQYRNRFNKSDVDVKDLLAMVTLQLSMSNLQLEDRNDTSPFAEKMRELGDEIDGYLNNR from the coding sequence ATGGACGATAAGTTTCTTATACATGTAGATATAGCCGATAGATCTTACGGTTTATGGATAGACCGGAGTGATGAGCAATTGGCGCGGGAAGCAGCAAAGCAGATCCGCAATAAAATGCTTCAGTATCGGAATAGATTTAACAAGTCCGATGTGGACGTGAAAGATTTGTTAGCCATGGTTACGTTACAGTTGTCGATGTCGAATCTTCAGCTTGAGGACCGGAATGATACAAGTCCTTTTGCAGAGAAGATGAGAGAACTCGGAGACGAAATCGATGGGTATCTGAACAATCGGTAA
- a CDS encoding winged helix-turn-helix domain-containing protein — translation MIESIGMNAGLVWNALNEGGRMDVKSIKKATKIKTDKELYAAFGWLAKENKIAFEEEDANLMVSLI, via the coding sequence ATGATTGAATCTATTGGTATGAATGCCGGTCTTGTGTGGAACGCTTTGAACGAAGGCGGGCGTATGGATGTAAAGTCCATTAAGAAAGCAACAAAAATAAAAACCGACAAAGAGTTATATGCCGCTTTTGGCTGGCTTGCTAAGGAAAATAAAATTGCTTTCGAAGAGGAAGATGCCAATTTGATGGTCTCACTTATTTAA
- a CDS encoding B3/B4 domain-containing protein: MNISVSEQIYQACPRLHLGIISCDVVNTSSDEALWEEIAAKEESLRLSMRMEEIARRIPIYETRQAYKKLGKDPNRYRPSAEALCRRILKGYPLYKIDTLVDLINLVSIHTGYSIGGFDAGKIKGDLILGVGQADELFNGIGRGPLNIEGLPVYRDEQGGIGTPTSDEERTKIDLSTTKLLMIINGYSGEEGLMEAVAYAKDLLEKYATARNIQIETISPVL, encoded by the coding sequence ATGAATATATCGGTATCGGAACAGATCTATCAGGCGTGCCCCCGGTTACATCTGGGGATTATTTCCTGTGATGTGGTTAATACATCATCGGATGAAGCTTTATGGGAAGAAATAGCAGCAAAGGAAGAGTCTTTGCGCTTATCCATGCGCATGGAAGAGATTGCCCGGAGAATCCCAATATATGAAACCCGGCAGGCCTACAAGAAGCTGGGGAAAGACCCGAACCGATACCGCCCTTCGGCCGAAGCCTTGTGCCGGAGGATTCTGAAGGGATATCCGCTTTACAAAATAGATACATTGGTGGATCTTATCAACCTGGTCTCCATTCACACAGGTTATTCCATCGGTGGTTTCGATGCCGGAAAAATAAAAGGAGATCTTATTTTAGGCGTAGGGCAAGCGGATGAATTATTTAATGGAATTGGCCGGGGCCCTTTAAATATAGAGGGACTTCCGGTCTACCGGGACGAGCAGGGTGGTATAGGAACTCCTACAAGTGACGAAGAGCGCACTAAAATCGATCTCTCAACGACAAAGCTTCTGATGATTATCAACGGGTATTCCGGAGAAGAGGGATTAATGGAGGCTGTTGCATATGCAAAGGATCTGCTTGAAAAGTACGCAACTGCACGCAATATTCAGATTGAAACGATATCGCCTGTTTTGTAA
- the pgeF gene encoding peptidoglycan editing factor PgeF, protein MTSMTGMKTMNLLKIKELVMLQFPVFGQDCNISHFITTRCGGVGTAAYQGLNTGDFCGDNPDTVRTNRRLLCQSMGIEPDRLFVPYQSHEDNIVKLTEASLFLDNEARQELLHGVDALVTDVPGVCLGVTTADCVPVLLYDPVKKVVAAIHAGWRGTVKQIVLKTIRFMEKEYGCNPDAVLAGIGPCIGMEAFEVGEEVADSFIGAGLPVEEFSRRNGQTGKLHLDLSKANRLQLLQAGVSPTKINEAGLCTFSDANLFFSARRLGFNSGRMLSGIQLTNTLQE, encoded by the coding sequence ATGACGAGTATGACTGGGATGAAGACGATGAATCTACTCAAAATTAAAGAGCTTGTAATGTTGCAATTCCCTGTCTTCGGGCAGGATTGCAACATTTCTCATTTTATAACAACCCGTTGCGGGGGAGTGGGTACTGCTGCTTATCAGGGATTAAACACAGGCGACTTTTGTGGTGATAATCCGGATACGGTGCGTACCAACAGACGGTTGCTCTGTCAATCGATGGGGATAGAACCGGATCGGTTGTTTGTGCCTTATCAGAGTCACGAAGACAACATTGTAAAGCTTACCGAAGCATCGTTGTTTCTTGATAATGAAGCCAGACAGGAATTATTGCATGGGGTTGACGCGCTGGTTACAGACGTGCCCGGAGTTTGTCTGGGGGTTACTACTGCCGATTGTGTTCCTGTTTTGCTATACGATCCGGTAAAAAAGGTGGTGGCTGCCATTCATGCCGGTTGGCGGGGTACGGTTAAACAGATTGTTCTTAAAACAATTCGTTTTATGGAGAAGGAGTACGGATGTAACCCCGATGCTGTGCTGGCAGGAATAGGTCCCTGTATCGGTATGGAAGCTTTTGAAGTGGGCGAAGAGGTTGCAGATTCATTTATCGGAGCTGGTCTGCCGGTGGAAGAGTTTAGCCGCAGAAATGGACAGACAGGGAAATTACACCTTGATTTAAGTAAAGCGAACCGCTTGCAACTGCTGCAGGCAGGTGTTTCCCCAACGAAGATAAACGAAGCCGGTTTATGTACTTTTTCAGACGCAAACCTGTTTTTTTCTGCACGAAGGTTGGGTTTTAACAGCGGACGCATGCTGAGTGGCATACAGTTGACAAATACTTTACAAGAATGA
- the obgE gene encoding GTPase ObgE, with amino-acid sequence MAESNFVDYVKIYCRSGKGGRGSSHFRREKYIPKGGPDGGDGGRGGHVYLRGNRNYWTLLHLKFERHVMATHGNGGGAKKSFGKDGEDRYIDVPCGTVVYDAETGEFICDVTSDGQEVMLLKGGRGGLGNWHFRTSTNQAPRYAQPGEPFQERKVIMQLKLLADVGLVGFPNAGKSTLLSVVSAAKPKIADYPFTTLEPNLGIVGYRDGRSFVMADIPGIIEGASEGKGLGLRFLRHIERNSLLLFMIPADADDIKKEYDILHNELVKYNPELLGKRRVLAITKSDMLDQELMDALAEDLPDVPYVFISSITNSGLMDLKDLLWKELNKETFHEVERIVHKNLDVSALQFDDDDDYVFPEDEDEEPEEYDEYDWDEDDESTQN; translated from the coding sequence ATGGCTGAATCGAACTTTGTAGATTATGTAAAGATCTATTGCCGCTCTGGAAAGGGTGGAAGAGGGTCTTCTCACTTTCGCCGCGAGAAATATATTCCGAAAGGAGGTCCCGACGGAGGCGATGGAGGGAGAGGAGGTCATGTGTATCTCCGGGGTAACCGGAATTACTGGACACTGCTTCACCTCAAATTTGAGCGCCATGTGATGGCAACTCACGGAAACGGCGGCGGTGCCAAGAAAAGTTTTGGAAAAGATGGCGAAGACCGCTACATCGATGTGCCTTGCGGTACGGTAGTGTATGACGCCGAAACGGGCGAATTTATATGCGATGTAACGTCCGACGGACAGGAAGTGATGCTGCTGAAAGGCGGTAGGGGCGGACTGGGTAACTGGCATTTCCGTACCTCTACCAACCAGGCTCCGCGTTATGCACAGCCCGGCGAGCCGTTTCAGGAACGGAAGGTGATTATGCAGCTCAAGCTGTTGGCGGATGTGGGATTGGTTGGATTTCCCAATGCCGGTAAATCGACTTTACTGTCTGTTGTTTCTGCCGCCAAGCCCAAAATTGCAGATTATCCGTTCACCACGCTCGAGCCTAACCTGGGTATTGTAGGTTACCGCGACGGCCGTTCGTTTGTAATGGCAGATATTCCCGGTATTATTGAAGGTGCCAGCGAAGGCAAAGGTCTGGGGCTGCGTTTTCTAAGACATATCGAACGTAACTCCTTGTTGCTGTTTATGATTCCGGCTGATGCGGATGATATAAAGAAAGAATATGATATTCTGCACAATGAGTTGGTAAAATATAATCCCGAATTACTCGGTAAGCGAAGAGTGCTGGCTATTACCAAAAGTGATATGCTGGATCAGGAGCTGATGGATGCCCTGGCAGAGGATTTGCCGGATGTGCCCTATGTGTTTATCTCTTCCATAACGAATTCGGGTTTGATGGATTTGAAAGATTTGTTGTGGAAAGAGCTTAACAAAGAGACTTTCCACGAGGTTGAACGTATTGTTCATAAGAATCTGGATGTTTCGGCCCTTCAGTTTGACGACGACGATGATTACGTTTTCCCTGAAGATGAGGACGAGGAACCGGAGGAATATGACGAGTATGACTGGGATGAAGACGATGAATCTACTCAAAATTAA